Proteins from a genomic interval of Capsicum annuum cultivar UCD-10X-F1 chromosome 4, UCD10Xv1.1, whole genome shotgun sequence:
- the LOC124898175 gene encoding uncharacterized protein LOC124898175, producing the protein MTRQFRICSSRMTLLFLYLFYGRFGRVEMIVFNFLLWSDAAILSKALLDYNEFPYETNSPSRMRQEQHVVTSSTSPTLSPEMVLLYVDAGLVPNARNTSIAILALKANGQMLHAYGSPIHFVGKAVIAEALAIRKAIQIEVEQGWRNLQICLTHQ; encoded by the exons ATGACCCGTCAGTTTCGCATTTGTTCGTCGCGGatgactcttttatttttg TATCTATTTTATGGACGATTTGGAAGGGTAGAAATGATTGTGTTTAATTTCTTACTATGGAGTGATGCTGCCATTTTATCAAAAGCTTTATTGGACTATAATGAGTTTCCGTATGAAACAAATAGTCCAAGTCGCATGCGACAGGAGCAACATGTTGTGACAAGTTCAACTTCCCCAACTCTTTCTCCAGAAATggtgttgctttatgttgatgcAGGCTTGGTTCCAAATGCTCGGAATACGAGTATTGCAATATTAGCTTTGAAGGCTAATGGTCAGATGCTTCATGCCTATGGTAGTCCAATACATTTTGTTGGAAAAGCCGTGATAGCTGAAGCATTAGCAATTAGAAAAGCAATCCAAATTGAAGTGGAGCAAGGCTGGAGGAATTTACAAATTTGTCTGACTCATCAATAA